From Erigeron canadensis isolate Cc75 chromosome 8, C_canadensis_v1, whole genome shotgun sequence, one genomic window encodes:
- the LOC122578622 gene encoding 60S ribosomal protein L27a-2-like — MTTSLRKNRKKRGHVSAGHGRIGKHRKHPGGRGNAGGMHHHRILFDKYHPGYFGKVGMRYFHRLRNKFHCPIVNVDKLWSMVPQDVKEKASGDKVPVVDVTQFGYFKVLGKGAVPLAHPMVVKAKLISKTAEKKIKEAGGAVLLTA, encoded by the coding sequence ATGACTACAAGTTTGAGGAAGAACAGAAAGAAGAGGGGTCATGTGAGTGCTGGACACGGACGTATCGGAAAGCACCGAAAGCATCCTGGAGGTCGTGGTAACGCTGGAGGTATGCACCACCACAGGATCTTATTCGACAAGTACCATCCTGGTTACTTTGGTAAAGTTGGTATGAGGTATTTCCATAGGCTAAGGAACAAGTTCCATTGCCCAATTGTGAATGTTGATAAGCTTTGGTCGATGGTGCCACAAGACGTGAAGGAAAAAGCTAGTGGTGATAAGGTTCCTGTGGTCGACGTTACTCAGTTTGGTTACTTTAAAGTGTTGGGTAAGGGAGCTGTTCCGTTGGCTCATCCGATGGTTGTGAAGGCCAAGCTTATTTCCAAGACTGCTGAAAAGAAGATTAAGGAAGCTGGTGGTGCAGTTTTGCTTACTGCTTAG
- the LOC122579424 gene encoding F-box protein CPR1-like: MEELPDDVLSRILIWLPAKLLAQSRCVCRHWNALLYQPSFIYSHLKQQCSLIHNNNGNILLLFDNLLRRHRPCTVHSTFPHIELTNFIKFPVNFPSKDRFFSSVIGSANGLIYFFRETGPTNINPMYTIYIWNPSLSALMTLPPFTLPLGTAIFYRFWFDPKTDDYMMVKLTCSPDETYTTVFPEVVEVYSMRRGSWQLTAERFPSQLFIPKHLGDQALLDGHHGKVHWLGYVPPSRLNMILAFDLGVQTFSEISLPDSVCYFDENRNLALAFIDGKLCVMTSVRGSDQCEVWVMDEYYAWVKRHMFSQLSLDNDITPVGLTLNGEFLFRTD; the protein is encoded by the coding sequence ATGGAAGAACTCCCAGACGATGTTTTAAGCCGCATACTAATATGGCTACCGGCCAAACTGCTTGCTCAATCAAGGTGTGTTTGTCGACACTGGAATGCACTTTTATATCAACCCTCTTTCATTTATTCCCATCTTAAACAACAATGCTCATTAATCCACAATAACAATGGTAACATTCTTTTGCTCTTTGACAATCTATTACGTAGACACAGACCATGCACCGTACACTCTACTTTTCCTCATATTGAACTCACAAATTTCATTAAGTTTCCAGTTAATTTCCCATCTAAGGATCGCTTCTTTTCTTCGGTAATCGGTTCGGCTAATGGCTTAATATACTTTTTTCGTGAAACGGGACCAACTAATATCAATCCCATGTATACCATTTATATATGGAACCCATCTCTATCCGCTCTGATGACTCTCCCACCATTTACTTTGCCACTTGGCACAGCAATCTTTTATCGGTTTTGGTTTGACCCTAAAACCGATGATTACATGATGGTTAAGCTGACGTGCTCCCCCGATGAAACCTACACCACCGTCTTTCCAGAAGTAGTTGAGGTGTATAGCATGAGAAGAGGTTCATGGCAATTAACTGCTGAAAGGTTTCCATCTCAACTTTTTATACCCAAGCATCTTGGAGACCAAGCTCTTTTAGATGGTCATCATGGAAAGGTTCATTGGCTTGGTTATGTTCCTCCGAGCAGGTTAAACATGATATTGGCATTTGATTTGGGGGTCCAGACTTTTAGTGAGATCTCTCTTCCAGATTCTGTAtgttattttgatgaaaatcgcAATCTGGCTCTTGCTTTTATAGATGGAAAGCTTTGTGTGATGACAAGCGTTCGAGGCAGTGACCAGTGTGAGGTTTGGGTTATGGATGAGTACTACGCATGGGTCAAACGCCACATGTTTTCACAATTAAGTTTAGATAATGATATAACCCCAGTTGGATTAACTTTGAACGGTGAGTTTCTTTTTAGGACTGATTGA